The following proteins are co-located in the Streptococcus anginosus genome:
- a CDS encoding citrate synthase, whose protein sequence is MTQSNGLKDTIACETRISQIIDDTLSYAGYNISELMENNASFEEVIYLLWNLHLPTQIELKHFVNDLRANYAISDAVEQCILIQSRKHLHPMSVLRSTVSLLGVYNIHAEETSLEATYEQSIQLMAKIPTIIATFTRLRSGQTPIEPRKDLGFAANFLYMLNGQEPSELEIRAFNRALVLHADHELNASTFAARVCASTLTDIYSCVTAAIGALKGSLHGGANECVFDMLKEIKAEGDTNAYLDRKLASHEKIMGFGHRVYKTQDPREKYLREMAEELTKGTEKEIWYQISEEIERYMKHTKHLIPNVDFYSATVYHVLGIDSSIYTLIFAMSRVSGWIAHIQEQRKNNKLIRPRSHYVGAQNLHYIPIGRR, encoded by the coding sequence ATGACACAAAGCAATGGTTTAAAAGATACGATTGCCTGTGAGACTCGTATCAGTCAGATTATAGATGATACTCTTTCTTATGCAGGCTATAATATTTCCGAATTGATGGAGAATAATGCAAGTTTTGAAGAAGTTATTTACCTACTTTGGAATTTGCATTTACCAACTCAGATTGAATTGAAACATTTTGTGAACGATTTACGTGCCAACTATGCCATTAGTGATGCGGTGGAACAATGTATTCTCATCCAGTCGCGCAAGCATCTGCATCCAATGAGTGTATTACGTTCTACAGTTAGTCTTTTAGGAGTCTATAATATCCATGCTGAAGAGACGTCTCTAGAAGCAACTTATGAACAAAGTATTCAATTGATGGCTAAGATTCCAACGATTATTGCAACATTTACAAGGTTGAGATCGGGGCAAACTCCGATTGAACCGAGAAAAGATTTAGGATTTGCAGCGAACTTTTTATATATGTTAAATGGGCAGGAACCATCAGAATTAGAAATTCGAGCTTTCAATCGTGCTTTGGTTCTTCATGCAGATCACGAGCTAAATGCTTCCACTTTTGCAGCGCGGGTCTGTGCTTCCACTTTAACCGATATTTATTCTTGTGTGACGGCGGCAATCGGCGCTTTAAAAGGGTCACTTCATGGAGGAGCCAATGAATGCGTCTTTGACATGTTAAAGGAAATTAAAGCAGAGGGTGATACGAATGCATATTTGGATCGAAAATTAGCTTCACATGAAAAAATCATGGGCTTTGGTCATCGTGTTTATAAAACACAGGATCCTCGTGAAAAATATTTGCGAGAAATGGCAGAGGAATTGACAAAAGGAACAGAAAAAGAAATTTGGTACCAGATTTCAGAAGAAATCGAACGTTATATGAAGCACACCAAGCATTTAATACCGAATGTAGATTTTTACTCAGCAACGGTTTACCATGTTTTAGGTATTGACAGTAGTATCTATACATTGATTTTTGCAATGAGTCGAGTGTCTGGCTGGATTGCCCATATTCAAGAGCAACGCAAGAATAATAAGTTGATTAGACCTCGATCTCATTATGTTGGCGCTCAAAATTTACATTATATTCCTATTGGGAGGAGATAA
- a CDS encoding DUF3397 family protein has product MTLLKIASILFIFLTIILTIIITKLFRLKRFGLNFADLAFPLFVLEFYVISDRAFYHSFLPELALALSALAIAITVYFLRVKRSFYYPKFFKFFWRAGFILTFFLYLAMAIGLFLTK; this is encoded by the coding sequence ATGACATTATTAAAAATCGCATCTATTTTATTTATCTTTTTAACTATTATTTTAACCATTATTATTACTAAATTATTTCGCTTGAAACGATTTGGCTTGAATTTTGCAGATTTGGCTTTTCCACTTTTTGTGTTAGAATTCTATGTCATCTCTGATAGAGCTTTCTACCACAGTTTCTTGCCAGAATTAGCATTAGCCCTTTCTGCCTTAGCAATTGCCATTACTGTCTACTTTCTTCGAGTTAAACGCAGTTTTTACTATCCTAAGTTCTTTAAATTTTTCTGGCGAGCTGGTTTTATTTTGACCTTCTTTCTCTACCTCGCCATGGCGATTGGCTTATTTTTAACAAAATAA
- the icd gene encoding NADP-dependent isocitrate dehydrogenase — protein sequence MGGDKMAERIRLVNKKLLVPDNPIIPYIEGDGIGHDIWKNAQLVLDKAVEIAYGSSRKIFWKEILTGEKAFRLTGEWLPEETLTTIQHHLVAIKGPLTTPVGGGIRSLNVALRQELDLYACVRPVRYFAGVPSPLRHPEKTDMTIFRENTEDIYAGIEWESESDEAQQVIQFLQEKMGIDKIRFPKTSAIGIKPISRQGSERLIRAAIHYALSANEKNVTLVHKGNIQKFTEGGFRKWGYELAEKEFAKELAAGQLIVTDVIADNFLQQILLNPEKFQVVALTNLNGDYVSDALAAQVGGIGIAPGANINYETGHAIFEATHGTAPDIADQNKANPCSLLLSACMMFDYIGWSEAAQVIIKAIEKALALQKMTDDFASQIEGVPALSTSDFTQVLLDFLA from the coding sequence TTGGGAGGAGATAAAATGGCAGAAAGAATTCGTCTTGTGAATAAAAAGTTGCTCGTTCCTGATAATCCCATTATCCCTTATATCGAAGGTGATGGAATTGGGCATGACATTTGGAAAAATGCACAGCTTGTCTTGGATAAAGCGGTGGAGATAGCTTATGGAAGCAGTAGAAAGATTTTTTGGAAAGAGATATTGACGGGAGAAAAAGCCTTTCGTTTGACAGGAGAATGGTTGCCAGAAGAGACTTTAACGACAATTCAGCATCATTTAGTTGCGATTAAAGGTCCTCTTACAACTCCTGTTGGTGGTGGTATTCGTTCTTTAAATGTTGCCTTGCGTCAAGAACTAGATCTCTACGCTTGTGTACGTCCCGTACGGTATTTTGCGGGCGTTCCTAGCCCACTACGACATCCTGAAAAGACGGATATGACAATTTTCCGTGAAAATACCGAAGATATTTACGCAGGAATTGAATGGGAAAGTGAGTCTGATGAGGCTCAACAAGTGATACAATTTTTGCAAGAGAAAATGGGAATTGATAAAATTCGTTTTCCGAAGACGAGTGCTATTGGCATTAAACCAATTTCACGCCAAGGAAGTGAACGGTTGATTCGTGCAGCGATTCATTATGCTCTATCTGCCAATGAAAAAAACGTAACTCTGGTTCATAAAGGGAATATCCAAAAATTTACAGAAGGTGGTTTCAGAAAATGGGGCTATGAGCTTGCCGAGAAGGAGTTTGCAAAGGAATTAGCAGCTGGGCAATTGATTGTGACAGATGTGATTGCAGATAATTTTTTACAACAAATTCTATTAAATCCTGAAAAATTTCAAGTAGTAGCTTTGACAAATTTGAATGGGGATTATGTTAGTGATGCTCTGGCTGCTCAAGTCGGCGGCATTGGTATTGCTCCTGGAGCTAATATCAATTATGAAACAGGTCATGCTATTTTTGAAGCAACGCATGGAACGGCTCCTGATATCGCAGATCAAAATAAAGCAAATCCTTGTTCACTCTTGTTGTCTGCCTGCATGATGTTTGATTACATTGGGTGGTCCGAAGCTGCGCAAGTTATTATAAAAGCGATTGAAAAAGCGTTAGCACTTCAAAAGATGACAGATGATTTTGCTAGTCAGATAGAAGGTGTTCCTGCGCTTTCAACGAGTGATTTCACTCAGGTTTTATTAGATTTTTTAGCTTAG
- the acnA gene encoding aconitate hydratase AcnA: protein MLTYKSILYQDKREYSYIDLEKAALDMGGNLDNLPYSIRILLESLLRKEDGNVVRKHHIENLMHYQAVKPKGEVPFKPSRVILQDFTGVPVVVDLASMRDAVVTNGGDPELINPEIPVDLVIDHSVQVDCYGCETALEENITKEFSRNNERYEFLKWAEQSFDNYRAVPPATGIIHQVNIEFLSDVVIEKDGMLYPDSMFGTDSHTTMINGIGVLGWGVGGIEAEAAMLGEASYFPVPEVIGVRLVGELPKITTATDLALKVTQRLRQENVVGKFVEYFGEGLATLSLADRATVSNMAPEYGATCGYFPIDEETLRYMRLTNRKEEHIALTRLYAQKNHLFYDEKVEPIYSKIVEIDLSTIVPSISGPKRPQDLIELTNAKQEFQASLIREAGVRGFGLPREELRKTATVLFDDYEEEIKTGHVAIAAITSCTNTSNPYVLMAAGLVAKRAVEKGLRVSKTVKTSLAPGSKVVTAYLKESGLQVYLDKLGFNVVGYGCTTCIGNSGNLLPEVAKAITDTDLLASAVLSGNRNFEGRINPLVKANFLASPPLVVAYALAGNTNIDLTSEPLGYDRNGLPVYFMDLMPNHDLVADYVQKYVTSSLFKKEYEHVFTDSEKWNQIPTTKSKIYHWNQASTYIQNPPYFDGLEDDTSIQPLKNLAVLAKFGDTITTDHISPAGNIARNSPAASYLEEHGVSYQDFNSYGSRRGNHEVMMRGTFANIRIKNELAAGKLGGYTKYKGELIPIYEAAMCYKKEKVDTIILAGRDYGMGSSRDWAAKGANLLGVKVVLAESFERIHRSNLVMMGILPLQYLDGENAQNLGLTGKETFDIQLPKEPQVGQVITVIAKEGDRIARFKARLRFDADADIRYYENGGILPMVVRKKLQEVKQ, encoded by the coding sequence ATGCTAACATATAAATCTATATTATATCAAGATAAGCGAGAATATAGCTATATTGATCTCGAAAAAGCGGCATTAGATATGGGTGGAAACTTAGACAATCTTCCTTATTCTATTCGCATATTATTAGAAAGTCTTTTGCGAAAAGAAGATGGTAATGTTGTAAGAAAACATCACATAGAGAATCTGATGCACTATCAAGCTGTTAAACCAAAAGGTGAAGTGCCCTTTAAACCAAGTCGTGTTATTTTACAGGATTTTACGGGAGTACCAGTTGTTGTTGACTTGGCAAGTATGCGCGATGCAGTTGTAACAAATGGGGGAGATCCAGAACTTATCAATCCTGAAATTCCTGTGGATTTAGTCATTGACCATAGTGTGCAAGTTGATTGTTATGGCTGTGAGACTGCTTTGGAAGAAAATATAACAAAAGAATTTTCACGTAATAATGAGCGGTATGAATTTTTGAAATGGGCTGAGCAATCTTTTGATAATTATCGTGCAGTTCCACCTGCAACTGGGATTATTCACCAAGTTAATATTGAATTCCTTAGTGATGTTGTTATTGAAAAAGACGGCATGCTTTATCCAGATTCAATGTTTGGAACAGACAGTCATACAACAATGATCAATGGAATAGGGGTTCTTGGCTGGGGAGTTGGAGGAATTGAAGCAGAGGCTGCTATGTTGGGAGAAGCTTCTTATTTTCCAGTTCCAGAAGTGATTGGTGTACGCTTAGTTGGGGAATTGCCCAAGATTACAACGGCAACTGACTTAGCTTTAAAAGTAACGCAACGATTACGACAAGAAAATGTAGTTGGAAAATTTGTAGAATACTTTGGGGAAGGACTAGCAACACTTAGTTTGGCAGACCGCGCAACAGTTTCAAATATGGCGCCAGAATATGGAGCAACTTGCGGTTACTTTCCTATTGATGAAGAGACCCTTCGTTATATGCGATTAACAAATCGGAAAGAAGAACATATTGCGTTAACGAGGCTCTATGCTCAAAAGAATCATCTATTTTATGATGAAAAAGTGGAGCCAATTTATTCAAAAATTGTTGAGATTGATTTGTCCACCATTGTTCCAAGTATTTCTGGTCCCAAACGGCCACAGGATTTAATTGAATTGACAAATGCTAAGCAAGAATTTCAAGCGAGTCTTATCCGAGAAGCGGGTGTTCGAGGTTTTGGTTTGCCAAGAGAGGAATTGAGGAAAACAGCGACGGTATTGTTTGATGATTATGAAGAAGAGATTAAAACGGGTCATGTCGCTATTGCAGCAATTACTAGTTGTACTAATACCTCCAACCCATATGTCTTAATGGCGGCAGGCTTAGTAGCTAAACGTGCTGTGGAAAAAGGATTGCGTGTTTCAAAAACAGTCAAAACGTCACTTGCACCAGGCAGTAAGGTTGTTACGGCTTATTTGAAGGAGAGTGGTCTCCAAGTCTATCTGGACAAATTAGGTTTTAATGTTGTTGGATATGGCTGTACCACTTGCATTGGCAATTCTGGAAATTTGTTACCAGAAGTGGCAAAAGCAATTACGGATACGGATTTACTTGCTAGCGCTGTCCTATCAGGTAATCGGAATTTTGAAGGACGAATCAATCCTTTGGTTAAAGCAAATTTTTTAGCTAGTCCGCCACTGGTGGTCGCTTATGCTTTAGCTGGGAATACAAATATTGATTTAACAAGTGAACCGCTTGGATATGATAGGAATGGACTACCTGTTTACTTCATGGATCTTATGCCAAATCATGATTTGGTAGCAGACTATGTACAAAAATACGTTACCAGTAGTTTGTTTAAAAAAGAGTATGAGCATGTTTTTACTGATAGTGAAAAATGGAATCAAATTCCAACAACAAAGTCGAAAATCTATCACTGGAATCAAGCCTCTACTTATATACAAAATCCTCCTTATTTTGATGGCTTGGAAGATGATACAAGCATTCAACCGTTGAAAAATCTAGCTGTTTTAGCAAAATTTGGAGATACGATTACGACAGACCATATTTCTCCAGCAGGAAATATTGCTAGAAATAGTCCAGCAGCATCATATTTAGAGGAACATGGTGTAAGCTATCAAGACTTTAATTCTTATGGTAGTCGTCGTGGGAATCATGAAGTAATGATGAGAGGCACCTTTGCCAATATTCGGATAAAAAATGAACTAGCAGCTGGAAAACTTGGTGGTTATACAAAATATAAGGGTGAATTGATACCGATTTATGAAGCTGCTATGTGTTATAAGAAAGAAAAAGTGGATACGATTATTTTGGCAGGTCGCGATTATGGTATGGGTTCTAGTCGTGATTGGGCAGCTAAAGGAGCAAATCTTTTGGGTGTTAAAGTGGTTTTAGCTGAAAGTTTTGAAAGAATTCATCGCTCCAATTTAGTCATGATGGGCATTCTTCCTCTTCAATATTTGGACGGCGAAAATGCTCAAAATCTTGGATTAACTGGAAAAGAAACGTTTGATATTCAATTGCCGAAAGAGCCACAGGTAGGACAAGTCATAACGGTTATTGCAAAAGAAGGCGATCGAATTGCACGATTTAAAGCACGTCTTCGTTTTGATGCAGACGCGGATATTCGTTATTATGAAAATGGGGGAATTTTACCAATGGTGGTTAGAAAGAAATTGCAAGAGGTAAAACAATGA
- the frr gene encoding ribosome recycling factor, translated as MANAIVEKAKERMTQSHQSLAREFGSIRAGRANASLLDRISVEYYGVETPLNQIASITIPEARVLLVTPFDKSSIKDIERALNASDLGITPASDGTVIRLVIPALTEETRRDLAKEVKKVGENAKIAIRNIRRDAMDEAKKQEKAKEITEDELKTLEKDIQKVTDEAVKHIDEMTASKEKELIEV; from the coding sequence ATGGCAAATGCAATTGTAGAAAAAGCGAAAGAAAGAATGACACAATCACACCAAAGTTTAGCGCGTGAATTTGGTAGCATTCGTGCTGGTCGTGCGAATGCCAGCCTTTTAGATCGGATTTCAGTTGAGTATTATGGAGTGGAAACTCCACTCAATCAAATCGCGTCTATCACGATTCCTGAAGCGCGTGTCCTTTTGGTGACGCCGTTTGACAAATCTTCTATCAAAGATATTGAGCGCGCACTCAACGCTTCTGATCTTGGTATTACCCCTGCAAGCGACGGTACGGTTATTCGTTTGGTCATTCCCGCTTTGACAGAAGAAACTCGCCGTGATCTTGCTAAGGAAGTGAAGAAAGTCGGTGAAAATGCTAAAATTGCTATTCGTAATATCCGCCGTGACGCTATGGATGAAGCTAAAAAGCAAGAAAAAGCAAAAGAAATTACTGAAGATGAATTGAAAACACTTGAAAAAGATATTCAAAAGGTGACAGATGAAGCAGTTAAGCATATTGATGAAATGACTGCCAGCAAGGAAAAAGAATTGATTGAAGTGTAA
- the pyrH gene encoding UMP kinase: MVAPKYKRILIKLSGEALAGEKGIGINISTVQKMAEEIKEVHDLGIEIALVIGGGNLWRGEPAAEAGMDRVQADYTGMLGTVMNALVMADSLQQVGVDTRVQTAIAMQQVAEPYIRGRALRHLEKGRIVIFGAGVGSPYFSTDTTAALRAAEIEADAILMAKNGVDGVYNADPKKDKTAVKFDELTHRDVINKGLRIMDSTASTLSMDNDIDLVVFNMNEPGNIKRVVFGEQIGTTVSNNVEKEEE; the protein is encoded by the coding sequence ATGGTAGCCCCGAAATATAAACGTATTTTAATCAAATTATCAGGTGAAGCTCTTGCTGGTGAGAAAGGGATCGGAATTAACATTTCAACCGTTCAAAAAATGGCAGAGGAAATCAAGGAAGTACATGATTTAGGTATTGAAATCGCCCTTGTTATCGGCGGTGGAAATCTCTGGCGTGGAGAGCCTGCGGCAGAAGCAGGAATGGATCGTGTGCAGGCTGACTACACAGGAATGTTAGGAACAGTCATGAATGCCTTGGTTATGGCGGATTCACTTCAACAAGTGGGGGTGGATACGCGCGTACAGACAGCGATTGCGATGCAGCAAGTAGCAGAACCTTATATTCGTGGACGCGCTCTGCGACACTTGGAAAAAGGACGTATCGTTATTTTCGGTGCTGGAGTTGGTTCTCCCTACTTCTCAACAGATACAACAGCTGCCCTTCGTGCAGCTGAGATTGAAGCTGATGCGATTCTTATGGCGAAAAACGGTGTTGATGGGGTCTATAATGCAGATCCAAAGAAAGATAAGACAGCTGTGAAGTTTGATGAATTAACCCATCGTGACGTGATTAACAAAGGTCTTCGTATCATGGATTCAACGGCTTCTACTCTTTCAATGGATAATGACATTGACCTTGTTGTCTTTAATATGAATGAGCCTGGTAATATCAAACGTGTTGTCTTTGGTGAGCAAATCGGAACAACCGTTTCAAATAATGTAGAAAAAGAAGAGGAATAA
- the rplK gene encoding 50S ribosomal protein L11, which yields MAKKVEKLVKLQIPAGKATPAPPVGPALGQAGINIMGFTKEFNARTADQAGMIIPVVISVYEDKSFTFVTKTPPAAVLLKKAAGVEKGSGTPNKTKVATVTRAQVQEIAETKMPDLNAANLESAMRMIEGTARSMGFTVVD from the coding sequence ATGGCTAAAAAAGTCGAAAAACTTGTAAAATTGCAAATCCCTGCTGGTAAAGCTACTCCAGCTCCACCAGTTGGTCCTGCGCTTGGTCAAGCCGGTATCAACATCATGGGATTCACGAAAGAGTTCAACGCTCGTACAGCTGATCAAGCTGGTATGATTATCCCAGTTGTTATCTCAGTATATGAAGACAAATCATTTACTTTCGTAACAAAGACACCACCAGCTGCTGTTCTTTTGAAAAAAGCTGCAGGTGTTGAAAAAGGATCAGGTACACCAAACAAAACAAAAGTTGCAACAGTTACTCGTGCACAAGTACAAGAAATTGCTGAAACTAAGATGCCAGATTTGAACGCTGCAAACCTTGAGTCTGCAATGCGTATGATCGAAGGTACTGCTCGTTCTATGGGATTCACTGTTGTTGACTAA
- the rplA gene encoding 50S ribosomal protein L1: MAKKSKQLRAALEKIDSTKAYSVEEAVALAKETNFAKFDATVEVAYNLNIDVKKADQQIRGAMVLPNGTGKTQRVLVFARGAKAEEAKAAGADFVGEDDLVAKINGGWLDFDVVIATPDMMALVGRLGRILGPRNLMPNPKTGTVTMDVAKAVEESKGGKITYRADRAGNVQAIIGKVSFDADKLVENFKAFHDVIAKAKPATVKGTYMTNLTITTTQGVGIKVDVNTL, from the coding sequence ATGGCTAAAAAAAGCAAACAACTTCGTGCTGCTCTTGAAAAAATCGACAGCACAAAAGCATACAGTGTAGAAGAAGCTGTAGCACTTGCAAAAGAAACAAACTTTGCAAAATTTGACGCAACTGTAGAAGTTGCTTATAACTTGAACATTGATGTAAAAAAAGCGGATCAACAAATCCGTGGTGCAATGGTTCTTCCAAACGGAACTGGTAAAACTCAACGTGTGCTTGTTTTTGCACGTGGTGCAAAAGCAGAAGAAGCAAAAGCTGCTGGTGCAGACTTCGTTGGTGAAGATGACCTCGTTGCAAAAATCAACGGTGGCTGGCTTGACTTTGATGTCGTAATTGCTACACCTGATATGATGGCACTTGTTGGACGTCTTGGACGTATCCTTGGACCACGTAACTTGATGCCAAACCCTAAAACTGGTACTGTAACAATGGATGTTGCAAAAGCAGTTGAAGAGTCTAAAGGTGGTAAAATTACTTACCGTGCAGACCGTGCAGGTAACGTACAAGCTATCATTGGTAAAGTTTCATTTGATGCTGATAAGTTGGTTGAAAACTTCAAAGCATTCCACGATGTGATTGCAAAAGCTAAACCAGCTACAGTAAAAGGAACTTACATGACAAATCTTACTATCACCACTACCCAAGGTGTGGGTATTAAGGTTGATGTTAACACACTTTAA
- the cvfB gene encoding RNA-binding virulence regulatory protein CvfB: MNTNLATFIIGLVTDENDRFYFVQKDGQTYALAKEEGKHQLGESVKGFAYSDMKQKLRLTTLDVTATQTTFGWGTVTDVRKDLGVFVDTGLPDKQIVVSLDILPEIKELWPKKGDYLYIRLDVDKKDRIWGLLAYQEDFQKLARPAYNNMQNQNWPAIVYRLKLSGTFVYLPENNMLGFIHPSERYTEPRLGQVLDARVIGFREVDRTLNLSLKPRSFEMLGNDAQMILTYLESQGGFMTLNDKSSPEDIKTTFGISKGQFKKALGGLMKAGKIKQDVTGTELV, translated from the coding sequence ATGAATACAAATCTTGCAACATTTATAATAGGTCTTGTAACCGATGAAAATGATCGTTTTTACTTTGTCCAAAAAGACGGGCAAACGTATGCTTTAGCTAAAGAAGAGGGTAAGCATCAGTTGGGCGAATCGGTCAAGGGCTTTGCCTACAGCGACATGAAGCAGAAACTTCGCTTGACGACTCTTGATGTAACAGCGACCCAGACGACTTTTGGCTGGGGAACAGTGACTGATGTTCGCAAGGACTTAGGTGTTTTTGTTGACACAGGACTTCCAGATAAGCAAATTGTAGTGTCTCTTGACATTTTGCCAGAAATAAAAGAACTTTGGCCTAAAAAAGGCGACTACCTCTATATTCGTCTGGATGTAGACAAAAAAGATCGCATTTGGGGGCTTTTAGCCTACCAAGAAGATTTCCAGAAATTAGCTCGTCCAGCTTATAATAATATGCAAAATCAAAATTGGCCGGCTATTGTTTATCGTTTGAAGTTATCTGGAACCTTTGTCTATCTGCCTGAAAATAATATGCTGGGCTTTATCCACCCCAGCGAGCGTTACACAGAGCCGCGTTTAGGTCAGGTCTTGGATGCGCGTGTCATTGGTTTTAGAGAGGTGGATCGGACTTTAAACCTTTCGCTCAAACCTCGCTCTTTTGAGATGCTGGGAAATGACGCCCAGATGATTCTGACATACCTAGAAAGTCAAGGAGGCTTTATGACTTTGAATGATAAGTCGTCTCCAGAGGATATAAAGACTACCTTTGGCATTTCCAAAGGACAGTTTAAAAAAGCTTTAGGCGGTCTGATGAAAGCTGGTAAGATTAAGCAGGATGTGACTGGGACGGAGTTGGTTTGA